A single Pseudomonas putida DNA region contains:
- a CDS encoding glutamine synthetase family protein codes for MSVPPRAVQLNEANAFLKEHPEVLYVDLLIADMNGVVRGKRIERTSLHKVYEKGINLPASLFALDINGSTVESTGLGLDIGDADRICYPIPDTLCNEPWQKRPTAQLLMTMHELEGEPFFADPREVLRQVVSKFTDMGLTICAAFELEFYLIDQENVNGRPQPPRSPISGKRPQSTQVYLIDDLDEYADCLQDILEGAKEQGIPADAIVKESAPAQFEVNLHHVADPLKACDYAVLLKRLIKNIAYDHEMDTTFMAKPYPGQAGNGLHVHISVLDKDGNNIFTSEDPEQNAALRHAVGGVLETLPASMAFLCPNVNSYRRFGAQFYVPNAPSWGLDNRTVALRVPTGSADAVRIEHRVAGADANPYLMMAAVLAGVHHGLTNKIEPGTPIEGNSYEQLEQSLPNNLRDALRELDDSEILNKYIDPKYIDIFVACKESELEEFEHSISDLEYNWYLHTV; via the coding sequence ATGTCGGTACCCCCGCGTGCCGTTCAGCTTAACGAAGCGAACGCGTTCCTTAAGGAACATCCTGAGGTTCTCTACGTTGACCTTTTGATTGCAGATATGAATGGTGTGGTGCGCGGCAAGCGCATTGAGCGCACCAGCCTCCACAAGGTTTACGAGAAAGGCATCAACCTGCCTGCCTCCCTCTTCGCCCTGGACATCAACGGTTCCACCGTCGAAAGCACCGGGCTGGGCCTGGACATCGGCGATGCTGACCGCATCTGCTATCCAATCCCCGACACGCTCTGCAATGAGCCGTGGCAAAAGCGTCCTACCGCCCAGCTGCTGATGACCATGCACGAACTGGAAGGCGAGCCGTTCTTCGCTGACCCGCGCGAAGTGCTGCGTCAGGTGGTGAGCAAGTTCACCGACATGGGCCTGACCATCTGCGCCGCGTTCGAGTTGGAGTTCTACCTCATCGACCAGGAGAACGTGAACGGCCGCCCGCAGCCGCCACGCTCGCCAATCTCGGGCAAGCGCCCGCAGTCGACCCAGGTGTACCTGATCGACGACCTCGACGAATATGCCGACTGCCTGCAGGACATCCTGGAAGGCGCGAAAGAGCAAGGCATCCCGGCCGACGCCATCGTCAAGGAAAGCGCCCCGGCGCAGTTCGAAGTCAACCTGCACCACGTTGCCGACCCGCTCAAGGCCTGCGACTACGCGGTACTGCTCAAGCGGTTGATCAAGAACATCGCCTACGACCATGAAATGGACACCACCTTCATGGCCAAGCCCTACCCGGGCCAGGCTGGCAACGGCCTGCATGTACACATCTCCGTGCTGGACAAAGATGGCAACAACATCTTCACCAGCGAGGATCCCGAGCAGAACGCCGCGCTACGTCACGCTGTCGGCGGTGTGCTCGAGACCCTGCCTGCGTCCATGGCGTTCCTCTGCCCGAACGTCAACTCCTACCGCCGCTTCGGCGCGCAGTTCTACGTGCCGAACGCGCCGAGCTGGGGCCTGGACAACCGTACCGTGGCCCTGCGTGTGCCGACTGGCTCTGCAGATGCCGTGCGTATCGAGCACCGCGTAGCTGGCGCCGACGCCAACCCGTACCTGATGATGGCTGCCGTGCTGGCAGGCGTGCACCACGGCCTGACCAACAAGATCGAGCCAGGCACGCCAATTGAAGGCAACTCGTACGAGCAGCTGGAGCAGAGCCTGCCGAACAACCTGCGCGATGCCCTGCGCGAGCTGGACGACAGCGAGATCCTGAACAAGTACATCGATCCGAAGTACATCGACATCTTCGTCGCGTGCAAGGAAAGCGAGCTGGAGGAGTTCGAGCACTCGATCTCCGACCTCGAGTACAACTGGTATCTGCACACCGTGTAA
- the argA gene encoding amino-acid N-acetyltransferase — protein MPEYVNWLRHASPYINAHRDCTFVVMLPGDGVEHPNFGNIVHDLVLLHSLGVRLVLVHGSRPQIESRLSDRGLTPHYHRGMRITDTATLDCVIDAVGALRLAIEARLSMDIAASPMQGSRLRVASGNLVTARPIGVLEGVDYHHTGEVRRVDRKGISRLLDERSIVLLSPLGYSPTGEIFNLACEDVATRAAIELGADKLLLFGAEPGLLDENGKLVRELRPQQIAPHLARLGSDYQGELLDAAAEACKGGVARSHIVSYAEDGALLTELFTREGGGTLVSQEQFEVVREATIDDVGGLLELISPLEEQGILVRRSREVLEREIEQFSVVEREGMIIACAALYPIADSQAGELACLAVNPEYRHGGRGDELLERIEGRARQMGLNTLFVLTTRTAHWFRERGFAPSGVERLPAARASLYNYQRNSKIFEKSL, from the coding sequence ATGCCCGAATACGTCAACTGGCTACGTCATGCCTCCCCGTACATCAATGCCCATCGCGACTGCACCTTCGTGGTCATGCTCCCCGGCGATGGGGTTGAACACCCGAATTTCGGCAATATCGTCCACGACCTGGTGCTGCTGCACAGCCTGGGTGTGCGCCTGGTGCTGGTACATGGGTCGCGCCCGCAGATCGAAAGCCGTCTGTCTGATCGCGGCCTGACCCCGCACTACCACCGGGGCATGCGCATTACTGATACCGCCACCCTGGACTGCGTGATCGATGCCGTCGGTGCCCTGCGCCTGGCCATCGAGGCGCGCCTGTCGATGGATATCGCCGCCTCGCCGATGCAGGGCTCGCGCTTGCGCGTGGCCTCCGGCAACCTGGTCACTGCACGGCCGATCGGCGTGCTCGAAGGGGTGGACTACCACCACACCGGCGAGGTGCGCCGGGTCGATCGCAAGGGCATCAGCCGCCTGCTCGACGAACGCTCCATCGTGCTGCTGTCGCCGCTGGGCTACTCGCCCACCGGTGAAATCTTCAACCTGGCTTGCGAAGATGTCGCTACGCGCGCTGCCATCGAGCTGGGTGCAGACAAGCTGCTGCTGTTCGGCGCCGAACCTGGCCTGCTGGACGAAAACGGCAAGCTGGTACGTGAATTACGCCCGCAACAGATCGCCCCGCACCTGGCGCGCCTGGGCAGCGATTACCAGGGCGAGCTGCTGGATGCCGCCGCCGAGGCCTGCAAAGGCGGTGTGGCGCGTAGCCATATCGTCAGTTATGCCGAGGACGGTGCGCTGCTGACCGAGCTGTTCACCCGTGAGGGTGGCGGTACGTTGGTGTCGCAGGAGCAGTTCGAGGTAGTACGTGAGGCGACCATCGATGATGTCGGTGGCCTGCTGGAGCTGATCAGCCCGCTGGAAGAGCAGGGCATCCTGGTGCGTCGTTCACGCGAGGTGCTGGAACGCGAGATCGAACAGTTCAGCGTGGTCGAGCGTGAAGGGATGATCATTGCCTGCGCGGCGCTGTACCCGATTGCCGATTCGCAGGCGGGTGAACTGGCGTGCCTGGCGGTGAACCCGGAATACCGCCATGGTGGGCGTGGGGATGAGCTGCTTGAGCGGATCGAAGGGCGGGCGAGGCAGATGGGGTTGAACACCTTGTTCGTGCTTACCACCCGCACGGCGCACTGGTTCCGTGAACGCGGGTTTGCGCCCAGCGGTGTTGAGCGGCTGCCGGCTGCGCGTGCTTCGCTGTACAACTACCAGCGCAATTCGAAGATTTTCGAGAAATCCCTCTAA
- the argE gene encoding acetylornithine deacetylase: MPLPTLKDQFAALIAAPSVSCTQPALDQSNRQVIDLLAGWLGDLGFSCDIRQVSPGKFNLLASRGTGPGGLVLAGHSDTVPYDEQLWSSDPLKLTEVDGRWVGLGSCDMKGFFALVIEAVIPLLEHDFKQPLLILATCDEESSMSGARALAAAGQPLGRAAVIGEPTGLRPIRMHKGILMDRIDILGRSGHSSDPSLGHSAMEAMHEVMGELMGLRRQWQETFRNPQFTVPTPTMNFGCIHGGDNPNRICGQCALEFDLRPLPGMDVEQLRAAIRGKLKPVAERHEVRIDYAPLFPEVPPFEQAADAELVQVAERLTGHRAEAVAFGTEAPYLQQLGCQTIVLGPGDIACAHQPGEYLEMSRIEPTVRLLRDLIRHYCLN, translated from the coding sequence ATGCCGTTGCCAACGCTGAAAGACCAGTTTGCCGCCTTGATCGCCGCGCCCTCGGTCAGTTGCACCCAGCCTGCGCTGGACCAGTCCAACCGCCAGGTCATCGACCTGCTGGCCGGCTGGTTGGGCGATCTGGGGTTCAGTTGTGACATCCGCCAGGTCAGCCCGGGCAAGTTCAACTTGCTGGCCAGCCGTGGCACCGGCCCCGGCGGCCTGGTGTTGGCAGGCCATAGCGACACCGTGCCCTATGACGAACAGCTGTGGTCCAGCGACCCGCTCAAGCTGACCGAGGTCGACGGCCGCTGGGTCGGCCTGGGCAGCTGTGACATGAAAGGCTTTTTCGCCTTGGTCATCGAAGCGGTGATTCCGCTGCTTGAGCACGATTTCAAGCAACCACTGCTGATCCTCGCCACCTGCGATGAAGAAAGCTCGATGTCCGGCGCCCGGGCCCTGGCAGCCGCCGGCCAGCCACTCGGCCGCGCTGCGGTGATCGGCGAGCCCACGGGCCTGCGGCCGATCCGTATGCACAAGGGCATACTCATGGACCGCATCGACATCCTCGGGCGCAGCGGCCATTCGTCCGACCCGAGCCTGGGCCACAGCGCGATGGAGGCCATGCATGAGGTGATGGGTGAACTGATGGGCCTGCGCCGGCAGTGGCAGGAAACCTTCCGCAATCCGCAATTTACCGTGCCTACGCCAACCATGAACTTCGGCTGCATCCATGGGGGGGACAACCCCAACCGCATCTGTGGCCAGTGCGCCCTGGAGTTCGACCTGCGCCCGCTGCCTGGCATGGATGTCGAACAGCTGCGCGCTGCCATTCGCGGCAAGCTGAAGCCGGTGGCCGAGCGCCATGAGGTGCGTATCGACTATGCGCCGCTGTTCCCGGAGGTGCCGCCCTTCGAGCAGGCCGCCGACGCCGAACTGGTGCAAGTGGCCGAACGCCTCACTGGCCATCGCGCCGAAGCGGTGGCGTTCGGTACCGAAGCGCCTTATCTTCAGCAGCTGGGTTGCCAGACCATCGTGCTGGGCCCCGGCGATATCGCCTGTGCTCACCAGCCCGGCGAATACCTTGAAATGTCACGAATCGAGCCTACCGTGCGTCTATTGCGTGACTTGATCCGGCACTACTGCCTGAATTAA
- a CDS encoding inorganic triphosphatase, with translation MHKETELKLRASRETLAALREHPLLKKRNKSGWQTRELLNQYFDTPARDLSAARVALRLRRDGEEIIQTLKCRGQSVAGLSERNEYEWHLDKVKLDLKKLDATCWPEQLAELDKKTIKPLFTTDFTREFAEIAWGRGKSKVVIEAALDQGFVIAGKQKEEICELELELREGAPEALLELAAELAASLPLMPCDISKAERGYRLLEPDSYELGLPTTELDAEMAVDDAFTALAWQLLGSSQRLAEQYRHNGHWRLLQDWVQCLAELRALVASLGQAAPRATTRELRASLDALLEDWRPLVQAGNDDEDIRRAAPEQFIEELEDVRWGQFSLETSRWLLARAWAVERKGRGERQGKAQLASWLAHLLGEEGRSLKLPLYTQRPEDLAEQLPRIEQLLAWLHHARQVLEAPQMDRLYGDLKKLHELAELPLGEEPGELLEARIEQARAVDQSRGWKHLLKA, from the coding sequence ATGCACAAAGAAACCGAACTCAAGCTCCGCGCCAGTCGCGAGACCCTGGCTGCCCTGCGCGAGCACCCCCTGCTGAAAAAGCGCAACAAGTCCGGCTGGCAGACCCGCGAGCTGCTCAACCAGTACTTCGACACCCCTGCGCGCGACCTCTCCGCCGCCCGTGTCGCCCTGCGCCTGCGCCGCGACGGCGAGGAGATCATCCAGACCCTGAAGTGCCGTGGCCAGAGCGTCGCCGGGCTGTCCGAGCGCAACGAATACGAATGGCACCTGGACAAGGTCAAGCTCGACCTGAAAAAGCTCGACGCCACCTGCTGGCCAGAGCAACTGGCCGAGCTGGACAAGAAAACCATCAAGCCGCTGTTCACCACCGATTTCACCCGCGAGTTCGCCGAAATCGCCTGGGGCCGTGGCAAGAGCAAGGTAGTGATCGAGGCCGCGCTGGACCAGGGCTTCGTGATCGCCGGCAAGCAGAAGGAAGAGATCTGCGAGCTCGAACTGGAGCTGCGCGAAGGCGCCCCTGAAGCGCTGCTGGAGCTGGCTGCCGAGCTGGCCGCCAGCCTGCCGCTGATGCCGTGCGACATCAGCAAGGCCGAGCGCGGCTACCGCCTGCTGGAGCCGGACAGCTACGAGCTGGGCCTGCCAACCACCGAGCTGGACGCCGAAATGGCCGTGGACGACGCCTTCACCGCCCTCGCCTGGCAATTGCTGGGCAGCAGCCAGCGCCTGGCCGAGCAGTATCGCCACAATGGCCACTGGCGCCTGCTGCAGGACTGGGTGCAGTGCCTGGCCGAACTGCGCGCACTGGTTGCCAGCCTGGGCCAAGCCGCGCCACGCGCGACTACCCGCGAGCTGCGCGCCAGCCTCGACGCGCTGCTGGAAGACTGGCGCCCGCTGGTGCAGGCCGGCAATGACGACGAAGACATCCGCCGCGCCGCGCCCGAGCAGTTCATCGAAGAGCTCGAAGACGTACGCTGGGGCCAGTTCTCCCTGGAAACCTCACGCTGGCTGCTGGCCCGTGCCTGGGCCGTGGAGCGCAAGGGCCGTGGCGAGCGCCAGGGCAAGGCGCAGCTGGCCAGCTGGCTGGCGCACCTGCTGGGCGAGGAAGGCCGCTCGCTGAAGCTGCCGCTGTACACCCAGCGCCCGGAAGACCTGGCCGAACAGCTACCGCGTATCGAACAGCTGCTGGCCTGGCTGCACCATGCTCGCCAGGTGCTCGAAGCACCGCAGATGGACCGCCTGTACGGCGACCTGAAAAAGCTGCATGAACTGGCTGAGCTGCCGTTGGGCGAAGAGCCTGGCGAACTGCTGGAAGCGCGTATCGAGCAGGCTCGGGCGGTCGATCAGAGCCGTGGCTGGAAGCACTTGCTCAAGGCTTGA
- a CDS encoding Lrp/AsnC family transcriptional regulator: MQGELDAYDRRILELLQEDASLSSAQIAERVGLSQSPCWRRIQRLKEEGVIRGQVTLLDRKKVGLNTQIFAEVKLNAHGRSNFTEFTEAIRGFPEVLECYVLMGAVDFLLRIVTSDIEAYERFFFEKLSNVPGIQEVNSIVALSEIKSTTSLPLSR; this comes from the coding sequence ATGCAAGGCGAACTGGATGCCTATGACCGGCGCATTCTCGAGCTCCTGCAAGAGGACGCGTCGCTGTCCAGTGCGCAGATCGCCGAGCGTGTCGGGCTGTCGCAATCACCCTGCTGGCGCAGGATTCAGCGGCTGAAAGAGGAAGGGGTGATCCGTGGGCAGGTGACCCTGCTGGACCGCAAGAAAGTCGGCCTGAATACGCAGATTTTCGCCGAGGTGAAACTCAACGCCCACGGCCGTTCCAACTTCACCGAATTCACCGAGGCGATCCGCGGGTTTCCGGAAGTGCTGGAGTGCTATGTGCTGATGGGGGCAGTGGACTTTCTGTTGCGCATCGTTACCTCGGATATCGAGGCTTATGAACGCTTCTTCTTCGAAAAGCTCTCGAACGTGCCGGGTATTCAGGAAGTGAACTCAATTGTGGCGCTGTCGGAGATCAAGTCCACCACCAGCCTGCCACTGTCGAGGTGA
- a CDS encoding GspE/PulE family protein: MFTPNEQALDLKSLLDALQADQHLTANDSCQVREQASRYSAHHPLETIAAVGLEDRSQPGQRLNLDTLCQWLAQKVGQPYLRIDPMQLDLARVNGLISPAFAQRHGILIVANEADAITVASAEPYQQLWQADLARSLGKPIRRVLASPLQIRQLGQSLFRLAHSVQGAQHQQATSLGELEHLLELGKRQVEATADDAHIVHIVDWLLQYAIEQRASDIHLEPRRDQGHLRYRIDGLLHTVYAFPASVTLAVVSRLKHLGRMDVAEKRRPQDGRVKSSLPGGSEVELRLSTLPTPFGEKLVLRLFDPRQLQEDFDQLGLEGEQLSQWQTLLQRRQGILLVTGPTGSGKTSTLYASLKLLATPQVNLCTIEDPIERLEPAFNQLQVQPALGLGFADGVRALLRQDPDIIMIGEIRDRETAMVAVQAALTGHLVLSTLHTNDTCSAITRLLELGVADYLIRATLGGVMAQRLVRVLCHTCHGRPSSDPCQVCRGTGYRGRTGLFELLIPSESLRARISASTDLAELQRQALAEGLQDLRSCGQAKVTRGLTRLEEVLRVCS, encoded by the coding sequence ATGTTCACACCCAACGAGCAAGCCCTCGACCTCAAAAGCCTGCTGGACGCCTTGCAAGCCGACCAGCACCTGACTGCCAACGATTCATGCCAGGTTCGCGAACAAGCGTCCCGCTACAGTGCTCACCACCCGCTTGAAACCATCGCTGCCGTGGGCCTGGAAGATCGCAGCCAGCCCGGCCAACGGCTGAATCTGGACACCCTCTGCCAATGGCTGGCGCAAAAAGTCGGTCAGCCCTACCTGCGTATCGACCCCATGCAACTCGACCTGGCCCGGGTCAATGGCCTGATCTCCCCTGCCTTCGCGCAACGCCACGGCATCTTGATCGTGGCCAACGAAGCCGATGCCATCACTGTGGCCAGTGCCGAACCTTATCAACAGCTGTGGCAGGCCGACCTCGCGCGCAGCCTGGGCAAGCCGATCCGTCGGGTGCTGGCCAGCCCGCTGCAGATCCGCCAACTGGGCCAGTCGCTGTTCCGCCTGGCCCACTCGGTACAAGGTGCGCAGCACCAGCAAGCGACCAGCCTGGGTGAGCTCGAACACTTGCTTGAGCTCGGCAAGCGCCAGGTGGAGGCCACCGCCGATGATGCGCACATCGTGCATATCGTCGACTGGTTGCTGCAGTACGCCATCGAGCAACGCGCCAGTGACATCCATCTGGAGCCACGCCGCGACCAGGGCCACCTGCGCTACCGCATCGACGGGCTGCTACACACGGTCTACGCCTTCCCGGCCAGCGTCACGCTGGCCGTGGTCAGCCGCCTGAAACACCTGGGGCGCATGGACGTAGCGGAAAAGCGCCGCCCACAGGACGGCAGGGTGAAGAGCAGCCTGCCAGGCGGCAGCGAAGTGGAGCTGCGCCTCTCGACGCTGCCGACGCCCTTTGGTGAAAAACTGGTACTGCGCTTGTTCGACCCGCGCCAGTTGCAGGAAGATTTCGACCAGCTGGGCCTGGAGGGCGAGCAGTTGAGCCAGTGGCAAACGCTATTGCAGCGTCGCCAGGGCATCTTGCTGGTCACCGGGCCAACCGGCTCCGGCAAGACCAGCACGCTTTACGCCAGCCTCAAGTTGCTGGCCACACCGCAGGTCAACCTGTGCACCATCGAAGACCCGATCGAGCGCCTGGAACCGGCGTTCAACCAGTTACAGGTGCAGCCTGCCCTGGGCCTGGGTTTTGCCGATGGCGTGCGCGCCCTGCTGCGCCAGGACCCGGACATCATCATGATCGGCGAGATCCGCGATCGCGAAACCGCAATGGTGGCCGTTCAGGCTGCCCTCACCGGGCACCTGGTGCTCTCCACCCTGCACACCAATGACACCTGCAGCGCCATTACCCGCCTGCTGGAGCTGGGAGTTGCCGATTACCTGATCCGGGCGACCCTGGGTGGGGTCATGGCCCAACGTTTGGTGCGCGTGCTTTGCCACACATGCCACGGCCGCCCATCGAGCGATCCGTGCCAAGTCTGCCGGGGCACTGGCTATCGTGGCCGGACGGGTTTGTTCGAACTGCTGATCCCGAGTGAAAGCCTGCGTGCACGGATAAGTGCCAGCACCGATCTGGCCGAACTGCAACGGCAAGCTCTAGCTGAAGGGTTACAGGATCTGCGCAGCTGCGGGCAGGCGAAAGTGACCCGCGGGCTGACCCGTCTGGAGGAGGTGCTGCGGGTCTGTTCCTGA
- a CDS encoding DUF2388 domain-containing protein, translated as MRLKTAIAAAALLSLPVGSAMADTFWRNVMTSGATTASSYITSHDHKLVLAAQDDAGSFVASEGAIRGPFLEQALQQVRAENPGMQASDMELANAILAKNAVAN; from the coding sequence ATGCGTCTCAAAACCGCCATCGCAGCTGCTGCCCTGCTTTCGCTGCCTGTTGGCTCCGCCATGGCCGATACCTTCTGGCGTAACGTAATGACCTCTGGCGCCACCACGGCGTCGAGCTACATCACCTCGCACGACCACAAGCTGGTACTCGCGGCGCAGGATGACGCCGGCAGCTTCGTCGCCAGTGAGGGTGCGATCCGCGGGCCGTTCCTGGAGCAGGCGCTGCAACAGGTGCGTGCCGAGAACCCAGGGATGCAAGCCTCGGACATGGAACTGGCCAACGCCATCCTGGCCAAGAACGCGGTAGCCAACTAA
- the gcvP gene encoding aminomethyl-transferring glycine dehydrogenase, whose product MSQSPSLHQLQELNPFLRRHLGPDASEQQAMLSTLGLNSRSELIEQTVPPGIRFNRALDLPPALDEQAALAKLAGFAEQNQVWTSLIGMGYHGTVTPTVILRNVLENPGWYTAYTPYQPEIAQGRLEALLNFQQMVIDLTGLALANASLLDEATAAAEAMALAKRVARNKSNAFFADEHCHPQTLSVLKTRAEGFGFQLIVDAVDNLAQHQVFGALLQYPDTHGEVRDLRPFIDQLHSQQALACVAADLLSLVVLTPPGELGADVVLGSTQRFGVPMGYGGPHAAYFACRDDYKRAMPGRIIGVSRDARGNTALRMALQTREQHIRREKANSNICTAQVLLANIAGFYAVYHGPEGLQRIAQRVHRLTFVLAAGLEAKGIKRLNQHFFDTLTLDVGGAQAAIIESAEAARINLRILGRGHLGVSLDETCSEATVLRLLDIFLGVDHGLDIATLDQHALPEGIPAALVRRTPFLSHPVFNLHHSETEMLRYLKQLENKDLALNQSMIPLGSCTMKLNATSEMIPITWPAFAQLHPFAPAAQVTGYKAMIDELESWLCAITGFDAICMQPNSGAQGEYAGLMAITRYHRSRHQPQRTLCLIPSSAHGTNPASAQMAGMEVVIVDCDDAGNVDLEDLKAKAHAAGDKLSCLMVTYPSTHGVYEEGIREICEVVHQHGGQVYMDGANLNAQVGLARPADIGADVSHMNLHKTFCIPHGGGGPGMGPIGIRAHLKPFVASHPVVPVPGLDPNNSAVSAAPWGSASILPISWMYIAMMGPQLADASEVAILSANYLASQLGGAFPVLYRGRNQRVAHECILDLRPLKAQTGITEEDVAKRLMDYGFHAPTMSFPVPGTLMIEPTESESKAELDRFVEAMLAIRAEIAQVQEGNWPAEDNPLKHAPHTLADVLAPWARPYSLEQAVAPSAHVRLHKYWPAVNRVDNVYGDRNLFCACVPVEAYR is encoded by the coding sequence ATGTCCCAGTCGCCATCCCTGCATCAACTGCAAGAGCTCAACCCTTTCCTGCGCCGCCACCTGGGGCCCGATGCCTCGGAGCAGCAGGCAATGCTCAGCACCCTCGGCCTCAACAGCCGCAGTGAGCTGATCGAGCAGACCGTGCCGCCAGGCATCCGCTTCAACCGTGCCCTCGACCTGCCGCCGGCTCTGGATGAACAGGCTGCGTTGGCCAAACTCGCAGGCTTCGCCGAGCAGAACCAGGTGTGGACCAGCCTCATCGGCATGGGCTACCACGGCACCGTCACGCCCACCGTCATCTTGCGCAACGTGCTGGAAAACCCCGGCTGGTACACCGCCTACACGCCCTATCAGCCCGAAATCGCCCAAGGTCGACTGGAGGCGCTGCTGAACTTCCAGCAGATGGTCATCGACCTCACCGGCCTGGCGCTGGCCAACGCGTCATTGCTCGACGAAGCCACGGCGGCTGCCGAAGCCATGGCCCTGGCCAAGCGTGTGGCGCGCAACAAGAGCAACGCGTTCTTTGCCGACGAGCATTGCCATCCACAGACCTTGTCGGTGCTGAAAACCCGCGCGGAAGGGTTCGGTTTCCAGTTGATCGTCGACGCTGTGGATAACCTCGCTCAGCACCAGGTCTTCGGTGCCTTGCTGCAATACCCGGATACCCACGGCGAGGTGCGCGACCTGCGCCCGTTCATCGACCAGTTACACAGCCAGCAGGCCCTGGCCTGTGTAGCTGCCGACCTGCTCAGCCTGGTGGTGCTGACTCCGCCCGGCGAGCTGGGTGCCGATGTGGTGCTGGGTTCGACTCAGCGCTTCGGCGTACCTATGGGCTACGGTGGTCCACACGCGGCCTATTTTGCGTGCCGTGACGATTACAAGCGGGCGATGCCCGGGCGCATCATCGGCGTGTCCCGCGATGCCCGTGGCAATACTGCGCTACGCATGGCCCTGCAGACGCGCGAGCAACATATCCGCCGCGAAAAAGCCAACTCCAACATCTGCACAGCCCAGGTACTGCTGGCCAACATCGCCGGGTTCTATGCGGTGTATCACGGCCCCGAGGGCCTGCAGCGCATTGCCCAGCGCGTGCACCGGCTGACCTTTGTGCTGGCAGCAGGCCTTGAGGCCAAAGGCATCAAGCGCCTCAACCAGCACTTTTTCGACACCTTGACCCTGGATGTCGGCGGCGCCCAGGCAGCGATCATCGAAAGTGCCGAAGCCGCCCGCATCAACCTGCGTATCCTGGGCCGCGGCCATCTGGGCGTGAGCCTGGACGAGACCTGCAGCGAAGCCACCGTGCTGCGGCTGCTGGATATTTTCCTGGGCGTCGATCACGGCCTGGATATCGCTACCCTCGACCAGCACGCGTTACCGGAAGGCATCCCCGCTGCGCTGGTGCGACGCACGCCGTTCCTCAGCCACCCGGTATTCAACCTGCACCACAGCGAAACCGAGATGCTGCGCTACCTCAAGCAGCTGGAGAACAAGGACCTGGCGCTGAACCAGTCGATGATCCCGCTGGGCTCCTGCACCATGAAGCTCAATGCCACCAGCGAGATGATCCCCATCACCTGGCCTGCTTTCGCCCAGCTTCATCCCTTTGCACCGGCAGCACAGGTCACCGGCTACAAGGCGATGATCGACGAGCTGGAAAGCTGGTTGTGCGCTATTACCGGCTTCGACGCCATCTGCATGCAGCCCAACTCCGGCGCCCAGGGTGAATATGCCGGGCTCATGGCCATCACCCGCTATCACCGCAGCCGTCATCAACCCCAGCGCACGCTGTGCCTGATCCCGTCGTCGGCCCACGGCACCAACCCGGCCTCGGCACAGATGGCTGGCATGGAGGTGGTGATCGTCGATTGTGACGATGCTGGCAACGTCGACCTCGAAGACCTCAAAGCCAAGGCCCATGCCGCCGGCGACAAGCTGTCGTGCCTGATGGTCACCTACCCCTCGACCCATGGCGTGTACGAAGAAGGTATCCGCGAGATCTGCGAGGTGGTCCACCAGCACGGTGGCCAGGTGTACATGGACGGTGCCAACCTCAACGCCCAGGTCGGCCTGGCGCGGCCAGCGGACATTGGCGCCGACGTTTCACACATGAACCTGCACAAGACCTTTTGTATCCCTCACGGCGGTGGCGGCCCGGGCATGGGGCCGATCGGCATCCGTGCTCATCTGAAGCCGTTCGTCGCCAGCCACCCGGTAGTGCCCGTGCCGGGCCTGGACCCTAACAACAGCGCGGTCAGCGCCGCGCCCTGGGGCAGTGCGAGCATCCTGCCGATCAGCTGGATGTACATCGCCATGATGGGCCCTCAGCTTGCTGATGCGAGCGAAGTGGCGATCCTTTCGGCCAACTACCTGGCCAGCCAGCTCGGCGGCGCGTTCCCGGTGTTGTACCGCGGGCGCAACCAGCGGGTGGCGCATGAGTGCATCCTCGACCTGCGGCCGCTCAAGGCGCAGACCGGCATCACCGAGGAGGACGTCGCCAAGCGCCTGATGGACTATGGCTTCCATGCCCCGACCATGTCGTTCCCGGTACCGGGAACGCTGATGATCGAGCCCACTGAAAGCGAGTCGAAGGCCGAGCTGGACCGCTTCGTCGAAGCGATGCTGGCAATTAGGGCGGAAATTGCCCAGGTGCAGGAAGGTAACTGGCCGGCGGAGGACAACCCGCTCAAGCATGCGCCGCATACCCTGGCCGATGTGCTGGCGCCGTGGGCCCGGCCTTATAGCCTGGAGCAGGCGGTTGCGCCCAGTGCCCACGTGCGGCTGCACAAGTACTGGCCAGCGGTGAACCGGGTCGACAATGTGTATGGGGACAGGAATCTGTTCTGTGCTTGCGTGCCTGTGGAGGCTTACCGCTGA